In Streptomyces qaidamensis, one DNA window encodes the following:
- a CDS encoding polyprenyl synthetase family protein gives MTDVGPFGLSVRDQALEADVQAGMAAVEEGLLEATKSEVPFITEAAQHLVRAGGKRFRPLLVMLSAQFGDRYAPGIVPSAVVVELTHLATLYHDDVMDEAAVRRGVASANTRWGNSVAVLTGDFLFARASHILADLGPEAVRVQAEAFERLVTGQILETAGPQDGRDPVEHYLDVLGGKTGSLVAVSCRFGAMMSGADDTVVDVLTQYGERLGVAFQLADDVLDIASHSHESGKTPGTDLREGIPTLPVLRLRERAARLGLAEDIALCELLDSDLTDDARHAEALRLLRAHPALEQARRDTVRYAQDARSALAPLRECTAKTALLELCDAVVHRAG, from the coding sequence GTGACCGACGTCGGGCCGTTCGGGCTGAGCGTGCGGGACCAGGCTCTGGAAGCCGATGTCCAGGCCGGGATGGCGGCTGTCGAGGAAGGCTTGCTCGAGGCCACGAAGAGTGAGGTGCCCTTCATCACGGAGGCCGCCCAGCACCTGGTGCGGGCCGGGGGCAAGCGGTTCCGCCCGCTGCTGGTGATGCTCTCCGCCCAGTTCGGCGACCGGTACGCACCCGGGATCGTGCCGTCGGCCGTCGTCGTGGAGCTGACCCACCTCGCCACGCTGTACCACGACGACGTGATGGACGAGGCCGCCGTGCGCCGCGGCGTCGCGAGCGCGAACACCCGCTGGGGCAACTCCGTCGCGGTCCTCACCGGCGATTTCCTCTTCGCCCGCGCCTCGCACATCCTGGCCGACCTCGGCCCGGAGGCCGTGCGGGTGCAGGCCGAGGCGTTCGAGCGGCTGGTGACCGGCCAGATCCTGGAGACGGCCGGACCGCAGGACGGCCGGGACCCCGTCGAGCACTACCTCGACGTGCTGGGCGGCAAGACCGGCTCGCTGGTCGCGGTGTCGTGCCGGTTCGGCGCGATGATGTCCGGCGCCGACGACACGGTCGTGGACGTCCTGACCCAGTACGGCGAGCGGCTCGGCGTCGCCTTCCAGCTCGCGGACGACGTCCTGGACATCGCCTCCCACTCCCACGAGTCCGGCAAGACGCCCGGCACCGACCTGCGTGAGGGCATCCCCACGCTGCCGGTGCTGCGGCTGCGCGAGCGGGCGGCCCGGCTCGGACTCGCCGAGGACATCGCCCTGTGCGAGCTCCTCGACTCCGACCTCACCGACGACGCCCGGCACGCCGAGGCCCTGCGCCTGCTGCGGGCCCACCCGGCGCTGGAGCAGGCCCGGCGGGACACCGTCCGTTACGCCCAGGACGCCCGTTCGGCGCTCGCGCCCCTGCGGGAGTGCACCGCGAAGACGGCGCTCCTGGAGCTGTGCGACGCGGTGGTGCACCGGGCCGGCTAG
- a CDS encoding LolA family protein yields the protein MAPYASDDSTTAGEVDEQRSGRRKAARYIVPVTVVGVAAATIGLVPALADSGDPDLPKITAQQLIEKIAKSDVQQLSGTVKISTDLGLPNLGGLESGLLSGAAGQGEGGSSADPTAKLTELASGTHTLRVAADGPDKQKLSLLENAAEYSVIHNGKDVWGYDSKSNEVYHGTSSESPERGKDQQPPALPKDFAEEALKAVDDTTSVTVDGTAQVAGRDAYKLVVEPKQSGSTVGAITVAVDAKTGMPLKFTLTPAGGGPAVVDAGFTKVSFAEPAASTFDFTPPKGAKVTEEKDAGTARDKAGETPRKAPGKPFDLGEAPKAGKDSGKGVGDLDGMKTIGEGWTAIATFDTGGEGVPSGKAGGEFGGFMDSLGDKVHGKFGSGTVFSTRLVNALVTDDGKVYAGLVTKDALVKAADAGK from the coding sequence ATGGCACCGTACGCATCCGACGACAGCACGACCGCCGGAGAGGTCGACGAGCAGCGCTCCGGGCGGCGCAAAGCCGCGCGGTACATCGTCCCGGTCACGGTGGTGGGGGTGGCCGCCGCGACGATCGGGCTGGTCCCCGCGCTCGCCGACTCCGGGGACCCCGACCTCCCGAAGATCACCGCACAGCAACTCATCGAGAAGATCGCCAAGTCGGACGTCCAGCAGCTGTCCGGCACGGTGAAGATCAGTACGGACCTCGGCCTGCCGAACCTCGGCGGCCTGGAGTCGGGCCTGCTGTCCGGCGCCGCGGGCCAGGGCGAGGGCGGCTCCTCCGCCGACCCGACGGCCAAGCTCACCGAACTGGCCTCCGGCACGCACACCCTGCGCGTCGCCGCCGACGGCCCGGACAAGCAGAAGCTGTCGCTGCTGGAGAACGCCGCCGAGTACAGCGTCATCCACAACGGCAAGGACGTCTGGGGCTACGACAGCAAGTCCAACGAGGTCTACCACGGCACCTCCTCCGAGAGCCCGGAGCGCGGCAAGGACCAGCAGCCGCCGGCCCTGCCGAAGGACTTCGCCGAGGAGGCCCTGAAGGCGGTCGACGACACCACGTCCGTGACCGTGGACGGCACGGCCCAGGTCGCCGGCCGGGACGCCTACAAGCTGGTCGTCGAGCCGAAGCAGTCCGGCTCCACGGTCGGCGCGATCACCGTCGCCGTGGACGCGAAGACCGGCATGCCGCTGAAGTTCACGCTCACCCCGGCGGGCGGCGGCCCGGCCGTCGTCGACGCGGGCTTCACGAAGGTCAGCTTCGCCGAGCCGGCCGCCTCCACCTTCGACTTCACCCCGCCCAAGGGCGCGAAGGTCACCGAGGAGAAGGACGCGGGCACGGCACGCGACAAGGCGGGCGAGACCCCGCGCAAGGCCCCCGGCAAGCCCTTCGACCTGGGCGAGGCGCCCAAGGCCGGGAAGGACTCCGGCAAGGGAGTCGGCGACCTCGACGGCATGAAGACCATCGGCGAGGGCTGGACCGCCATAGCCACCTTCGACACCGGCGGCGAGGGCGTGCCCTCGGGCAAGGCCGGCGGCGAGTTCGGCGGCTTCATGGACTCGCTCGGCGACAAGGTCCACGGCAAGTTCGGCTCGGGCACGGTCTTCTCCACCCGCCTGGTCAACGCCCTCGTCACCGACGACGGCAAGGTCTACGCGGGCCTGGTCACCAAGGACGCGCTCGTGAAGGCGGCCGACGCCGGCAAGTAG
- a CDS encoding ABC transporter ATP-binding protein, which produces MGEVSAGEPEQRGTRAGTGEPVIATRALTKRYRGGQLAVDGLDLTVPAGSVFGFLGPNGSGKTTTIRMLMGLIEPTSGTARVLGQPMPRATRAVLPHVGALIEGPALYGFLSGSDNLIRYDSADPAADPRTRRTRVASALDRVGLTAAAGRKAKAYSLGMKQRLGLAAALLQPRRLLVLDEPTNGLDPQGMREIRALVRELASDGTTVFLSSHLLDEIEQVCTHAAVMAQGRLITQGPVAELSAGARGRLVVTTPDPAEAARILKEQGVADVVVADDRVTGEPPDRDLAEVNAALVTAGVRVRGFTVERASLEDAFVALTGEGFDVAG; this is translated from the coding sequence ATGGGCGAGGTGTCCGCCGGGGAACCGGAGCAGCGTGGGACACGGGCCGGGACCGGGGAACCGGTCATCGCCACCCGCGCGCTCACCAAGCGCTACCGCGGCGGACAGCTCGCCGTGGACGGTCTCGACCTGACCGTCCCGGCGGGCAGCGTCTTCGGCTTCCTCGGACCCAACGGTTCCGGCAAGACCACCACCATCCGCATGCTGATGGGCCTCATCGAGCCCACCTCCGGCACGGCCCGGGTGCTCGGGCAGCCCATGCCCCGGGCCACCCGCGCCGTGCTGCCGCACGTCGGCGCCCTCATCGAGGGCCCGGCCCTCTACGGCTTCCTCTCCGGCAGCGACAACCTGATCCGCTACGACAGCGCCGACCCGGCCGCCGATCCGCGCACCCGGCGCACCCGGGTCGCCTCGGCCCTGGACCGGGTGGGCCTGACCGCCGCCGCGGGCAGGAAGGCCAAGGCGTACTCCCTGGGCATGAAACAGCGCCTGGGCCTCGCGGCCGCGCTGCTCCAGCCGCGCCGGCTGCTCGTGCTGGACGAGCCCACCAACGGCCTCGACCCGCAGGGCATGCGCGAGATCCGCGCCCTGGTGAGGGAGCTGGCCTCGGACGGCACGACCGTTTTCCTCTCCTCCCACCTCCTCGACGAGATCGAGCAGGTCTGCACGCACGCGGCCGTGATGGCGCAGGGCCGGCTGATCACGCAGGGCCCGGTCGCCGAGCTGTCCGCCGGGGCGCGCGGCCGGCTGGTCGTGACCACGCCGGACCCGGCGGAGGCGGCCCGGATCCTGAAGGAGCAGGGCGTCGCCGACGTCGTCGTCGCCGACGACCGGGTGACCGGCGAACCACCGGACCGCGACCTCGCCGAGGTGAACGCCGCGCTGGTGACGGCCGGGGTCCGGGTGCGCGGCTTCACGGTCGAACGGGCCTCGCTGGAGGACGCGTTCGTGGCGCTGACCGGGGAGGGCTTCGATGTCGCGGGCTGA
- a CDS encoding ABC transporter permease: MSRAEVAESVRPVSPLWTFGLLRNELVTTFRRWRTLALLAVLAGVPVLVGIAVKMETGDGSSPGGGGGAGPAFISQITNNGLFLVFTALAATLPFFLPMAVGVVAGDAIAGEANSGTLRYLLVAPAGRSRLLLTKYATVVIFCLAATLVVAVSALTVGALLFPLGDLTTISGTQISLAEGLGRALLIALAVAASLIGVAALGLFVSTLTGSGIAAMATTVGLLITVQILDQIPQLHALQPYFFSHYWLSFADLMREPVYWDELARNLGLQALYAAVFGSAAWARFTAKDITA, from the coding sequence ATGTCGCGGGCTGAGGTCGCGGAGAGCGTACGGCCGGTGAGCCCGTTGTGGACCTTCGGGCTGCTGCGCAACGAGCTCGTCACCACGTTCCGGCGGTGGCGCACGCTCGCGCTGCTGGCCGTGCTGGCAGGTGTGCCGGTCCTCGTCGGCATCGCCGTCAAGATGGAGACGGGCGACGGCTCGTCGCCCGGCGGCGGGGGCGGCGCAGGACCGGCCTTCATCTCGCAGATCACCAACAACGGCCTGTTCCTCGTCTTCACCGCCCTGGCCGCGACACTCCCGTTCTTCCTGCCGATGGCGGTCGGCGTGGTCGCGGGTGACGCGATCGCCGGCGAGGCCAACTCCGGCACGTTGCGCTACCTGCTGGTCGCTCCGGCCGGCCGCAGCCGCCTGCTGCTCACCAAGTACGCGACGGTGGTCATCTTCTGCCTGGCCGCGACGCTCGTGGTCGCCGTCTCGGCACTGACGGTCGGGGCGCTGCTCTTCCCGCTCGGTGACCTGACGACCATCTCCGGTACGCAGATCAGCTTGGCCGAGGGTCTGGGCAGAGCCCTGCTGATCGCCCTGGCCGTCGCCGCGTCACTGATCGGCGTCGCCGCGCTCGGCCTGTTCGTCTCGACTCTGACGGGCAGCGGCATCGCGGCGATGGCGACGACCGTCGGCCTGCTGATCACGGTCCAGATCCTCGACCAGATCCCGCAACTGCACGCCCTGCAGCCGTACTTCTTCTCCCACTACTGGCTGTCCTTCGCCGACCTCATGCGCGAGCCGGTCTACTGGGACGAACTGGCCAGGAACCTCGGCCTCCAGGCCCTGTACGCGGCGGTGTTCGGGTCGGCGGCGTGGGCGCGCTTCACGGCGAAGGACATCACCGCGTAG
- a CDS encoding flavodoxin family protein — MTRRFLFVLGSARAEGNSELLARRAAEQLPPDVEQEWIDLTEHPVPDFEDLRHDSDHVRPTEGNVARLLDATLAATDLVIVSPLYWYSVSAQTKRYLDYWSGWLRTPGLDFKATMAGRTLWGVTALAHTQEVVADPLVGTLHNSAAYLGMRFGGVLLGNGSKPGDVLTDDAALTRAKTFFEQEAPPARFLYED; from the coding sequence ATGACCCGCCGTTTCCTTTTCGTCCTGGGCAGCGCTCGCGCCGAGGGCAACTCCGAGCTGCTGGCCCGCCGGGCCGCCGAGCAACTGCCCCCGGACGTCGAGCAGGAGTGGATCGACCTCACCGAGCATCCGGTGCCGGACTTCGAGGACCTGCGGCACGACAGCGACCACGTCCGCCCGACCGAGGGCAACGTGGCCCGGCTGCTGGACGCGACGCTCGCGGCGACGGACCTCGTGATCGTCTCGCCCCTGTACTGGTACTCGGTCTCCGCGCAGACCAAGCGCTACCTCGACTACTGGTCGGGCTGGCTGCGCACACCGGGCCTCGACTTCAAGGCGACCATGGCCGGCCGCACCCTGTGGGGCGTCACCGCCCTCGCGCACACCCAGGAGGTGGTCGCCGACCCGCTCGTCGGGACGCTGCACAACTCCGCGGCGTACCTGGGGATGCGCTTCGGCGGCGTGCTGCTCGGCAACGGCAGCAAGCCCGGTGACGTGCTGACCGACGACGCGGCGCTGACGCGCGCCAAGACCTTCTTCGAGCAGGAGGCGCCCCCGGCCCGGTTCCTGTACGAGGACTGA
- a CDS encoding amidase gives MTALPPTAVPLSAGEIAAGVRARELRAADVVAAALERIERTDPQLCAFAEVWRDEALRRAREVDARLDRRGPDVFLPLAGVPVAVKGRHGLRAAGPLLAAGCVPVGATSVPGPGTPWQTWGLGAHGRTVNPWRADRTPGGSSAGAAAAVAAGLVPLATGGDGAGSVRIPAAWCGVVGLKTTSGRLPSGDRTGLAVPGVLARSASDAGLWWTVVSGERAPAGAALPVPAVWSPDLGFADPDPEPVALARAAVERLVAAGVVRLVRPRVPLRLADPGPAWLALRTPGSDLAGAERVRAENGRRLAGLFADAELLLTPTAPTAPHGHEGPGDVYSTSLTWGFNLSGHPALSLPAGFGGDGCPAGLQLVAQPGREALLLAVAREA, from the coding sequence CTGACCGCCCTGCCGCCGACGGCCGTCCCCCTGTCGGCCGGGGAGATCGCGGCGGGGGTACGGGCCCGGGAGCTGCGCGCGGCGGATGTCGTCGCGGCGGCCCTGGAGCGGATCGAGCGGACCGATCCGCAGCTGTGCGCGTTCGCCGAGGTGTGGCGCGACGAGGCGTTGCGGCGGGCGCGGGAGGTGGACGCGCGGCTCGACCGGCGGGGCCCGGACGTCTTCCTGCCGCTGGCCGGCGTGCCGGTCGCCGTGAAGGGACGGCACGGGCTGCGCGCGGCGGGTCCGCTGCTCGCGGCGGGTTGCGTGCCCGTGGGGGCGACCTCCGTGCCCGGGCCGGGGACGCCCTGGCAGACGTGGGGGCTCGGGGCCCACGGCCGGACCGTCAATCCGTGGCGGGCCGACCGTACGCCGGGCGGCTCGTCGGCCGGGGCCGCGGCGGCCGTGGCGGCCGGGCTGGTGCCGCTGGCGACGGGCGGCGACGGGGCCGGGTCGGTGCGCATCCCGGCGGCGTGGTGCGGGGTGGTCGGCCTGAAGACGACGAGCGGACGGCTGCCGTCCGGCGACCGTACGGGACTTGCGGTTCCCGGGGTGCTCGCCCGCTCGGCGTCGGACGCCGGGCTGTGGTGGACGGTGGTGTCCGGGGAGCGGGCACCGGCCGGGGCGGCCCTCCCCGTCCCGGCCGTCTGGTCCCCCGACCTGGGCTTCGCCGACCCCGACCCGGAGCCCGTCGCGCTCGCCCGGGCCGCGGTGGAGCGGCTCGTGGCGGCAGGGGTCGTACGGCTGGTGCGGCCGCGGGTGCCGTTGCGGCTGGCGGATCCCGGCCCGGCCTGGCTGGCCCTGCGCACCCCCGGTTCCGACCTGGCCGGGGCCGAGCGGGTCCGGGCGGAGAACGGGCGGCGGCTGGCCGGGCTGTTCGCCGATGCCGAGCTGCTGCTGACCCCGACGGCACCCACCGCCCCGCACGGTCACGAGGGGCCCGGGGACGTCTACTCCACGTCTCTCACCTGGGGGTTCAACCTGAGCGGTCACCCCGCGCTCAGCCTGCCCGCGGGCTTCGGCGGCGACGGCTGCCCGGCGGGTCTCCAGCTGGTGGCGCAGCCGGGGCGGGAGGCGCTGCTGCTGGCGGTGGCGCGGGAGGCGTGA
- a CDS encoding DUF6668 family protein: MHTGMRQGPEIWLRGPVTTPEPGPPEPAHAHAAARRFSWVGLHGGAGVSTLAAIYGGHDSGRSWPGPGDPSSVLLVARTHAAGLDTAAGAVEIFRRGQAPPGLDLDAIVLVADAPGRLPRPLAQRVRSLESVIDVYRVPWVPSWRLGDLGRPPRETEALARLTGAAR, translated from the coding sequence ATGCACACAGGCATGCGACAGGGGCCGGAGATCTGGCTGCGCGGCCCGGTGACCACCCCGGAGCCGGGGCCGCCGGAGCCCGCGCACGCCCATGCCGCGGCGCGGCGTTTCTCCTGGGTCGGCCTGCACGGCGGCGCGGGCGTCTCCACGCTCGCCGCCATCTACGGCGGCCATGACAGCGGACGGTCCTGGCCCGGGCCCGGCGATCCCTCGTCGGTACTGCTGGTCGCGCGGACGCACGCGGCCGGGCTGGACACGGCCGCCGGGGCGGTGGAGATCTTCCGGCGGGGCCAGGCTCCGCCGGGGCTCGACCTGGACGCGATCGTCCTCGTGGCGGACGCCCCGGGCCGGCTGCCGCGTCCGCTCGCCCAGCGGGTCAGATCGCTGGAGTCGGTCATCGACGTGTACCGCGTGCCGTGGGTGCCGTCCTGGCGCCTCGGCGACCTGGGGCGTCCGCCGCGCGAGACGGAGGCCCTGGCCCGGCTGACGGGAGCCGCACGCTGA
- a CDS encoding M28 family metallopeptidase, whose product MKLSVSARAVAAGGMATAMLLTGGAVADAASSAPSRAAAAPDIPVANVKAHLSQLQSIATANGGNRAHGRAGYKASLDYVKAKLDAAGYTTTIQQFTASGRTGYNLIADWPGGDANQVVMAGSHLDSVSSGAGINDNGSGSAAVLEAALAVSRAQYKPTKHLRFAWWGAEELGLVGSRYYVNRLTTGDRSRISAYLNFDMIGSPNPGYFVYDDDPAIEKTFKDYFGGIGVPTEIETEGDGRSDHAPFKSAGVPVGGLFTGASRTMTAAQAAKWGGTAGRAFDRCYHSSCDTTANINDTALNRNSDALAHAVWELSD is encoded by the coding sequence ATGAAGCTCTCCGTTTCCGCGCGTGCCGTCGCCGCGGGCGGCATGGCAACCGCCATGCTCCTGACCGGCGGTGCCGTGGCCGACGCCGCGTCCTCCGCTCCCTCCAGAGCGGCCGCCGCGCCGGACATACCCGTGGCGAACGTCAAGGCCCACCTGTCCCAGCTGCAGTCCATAGCCACCGCCAACGGCGGCAACCGGGCGCACGGCCGGGCCGGCTACAAGGCCTCGCTCGACTACGTGAAGGCCAAGCTGGACGCGGCCGGATACACCACCACGATCCAGCAGTTCACCGCCTCCGGCCGCACCGGCTACAACCTGATCGCCGACTGGCCGGGCGGCGACGCGAACCAGGTCGTGATGGCCGGCTCGCACCTCGACAGCGTCTCCTCCGGGGCCGGCATCAACGACAACGGCTCCGGCTCGGCCGCCGTCCTGGAGGCCGCGCTCGCCGTGTCCCGGGCGCAGTACAAGCCCACCAAGCACCTGCGGTTCGCCTGGTGGGGCGCGGAGGAACTCGGCCTGGTCGGCTCCCGCTACTACGTCAACCGGCTGACCACCGGCGACCGTTCGCGGATCAGCGCCTACCTGAACTTCGACATGATCGGCTCCCCGAACCCCGGCTACTTCGTCTACGACGACGACCCGGCGATCGAGAAGACCTTCAAGGACTACTTCGGCGGCATCGGCGTCCCGACCGAGATCGAGACCGAGGGCGACGGCCGCTCCGACCACGCGCCCTTCAAGAGCGCCGGTGTGCCGGTGGGCGGTCTGTTCACCGGGGCGAGCCGGACGATGACGGCGGCGCAGGCGGCCAAGTGGGGCGGTACGGCCGGGCGGGCCTTCGACCGCTGCTACCACTCCTCCTGCGACACCACCGCCAACATCAACGACACCGCCCTGAACCGCAACAGCGACGCCCTCGCGCACGCGGTGTGGGAGCTGTCGGACTAG
- a CDS encoding VOC family protein, which produces MTQTPASPAPVHWKLVIDANDPHAQADFWAAALRYEAEDNSALIGKLLGFGALPQEATVDFHGRRAFRDLIAVRHPEDPFDEESGTGLGRRLLFQRVPEAKTVKNRLHLDLHPGEGRREEEVARLEGLGASALRRVKEQGGEWVVMADPEGNEFCVQ; this is translated from the coding sequence ATGACGCAGACACCCGCATCACCGGCTCCCGTGCACTGGAAACTCGTCATCGACGCGAACGACCCACACGCCCAGGCCGACTTCTGGGCCGCCGCCCTGCGCTACGAAGCCGAGGACAACAGCGCCCTCATCGGGAAGCTGCTCGGCTTCGGCGCCCTGCCTCAGGAGGCCACGGTCGACTTCCACGGCCGCCGCGCCTTCCGGGACCTGATCGCCGTACGGCACCCCGAGGACCCCTTCGACGAGGAGAGCGGGACCGGGCTGGGGCGTCGGCTGCTGTTCCAGCGGGTGCCGGAGGCGAAGACGGTCAAGAACCGGCTGCACCTCGATCTGCACCCGGGCGAGGGGCGGCGCGAGGAGGAGGTCGCCCGGCTGGAGGGGCTCGGGGCGAGCGCGCTGCGACGGGTGAAGGAGCAGGGCGGCGAGTGGGTCGTGATGGCGGACCCGGAGGGGAACGAGTTCTGCGTCCAGTGA
- a CDS encoding CGNR zinc finger domain-containing protein codes for MSGRARETPDRTPGLTLVSGEGKPYRFDPGALCLELTTTGGPGVFARWEALHEPSDLVTWAGLSRLPDGLDLTVSAGELERARTLRDAVLLLAADRAHGRPLHAPHLDVVNAAAAAPPLVSRIEPDGTRSWAPGATGTHLLATVARDAIDLFTGPCADRIRECGAHNCHLLFVDTSRPGRRRWCAMEHCGNREKVRAHRARHAPTKS; via the coding sequence GTGAGTGGACGCGCGAGGGAAACGCCGGATCGCACGCCTGGCCTGACACTGGTCTCGGGCGAGGGCAAGCCCTACCGCTTCGACCCCGGCGCCCTGTGCCTGGAGCTGACGACGACGGGCGGGCCCGGAGTCTTCGCCCGCTGGGAAGCGCTGCACGAACCGTCCGACCTGGTCACCTGGGCCGGGCTCAGCCGGCTGCCGGACGGGCTGGACCTCACCGTCTCCGCCGGGGAGCTGGAGCGGGCGCGCACCCTGCGCGACGCCGTGCTCCTCCTCGCGGCCGACCGCGCCCACGGCCGCCCCCTGCACGCCCCCCACCTGGACGTGGTCAACGCCGCCGCGGCCGCGCCGCCGCTGGTCTCCCGCATCGAGCCCGACGGCACCCGGTCCTGGGCCCCGGGCGCCACCGGCACCCACCTGCTCGCGACCGTCGCCCGCGACGCGATCGACCTGTTCACCGGGCCCTGTGCCGACCGGATCCGCGAGTGCGGCGCCCACAACTGCCATCTGCTGTTCGTCGACACCTCCCGGCCGGGCCGCCGCCGCTGGTGCGCGATGGAGCACTGCGGGAACCGCGAGAAGGTCCGGGCGCACCGCGCCCGCCACGCCCCTACGAAGTCGTAG
- a CDS encoding winged helix-turn-helix transcriptional regulator, protein MEEGTSKSPSNCASTVDHGDADPFQWDTREDCQVRQILDRIADKWSLLVIALLENRRLRFTELRREIDGVSQRMLTVTLRSLERDGLVKRTVHPVVPPRVEYELTSLGRTLHTTIQSLVTWTEEHQEEIAQARTAYDTRATEAAAATTS, encoded by the coding sequence ATGGAAGAAGGCACTTCTAAGTCACCGAGTAACTGCGCGAGCACCGTGGACCACGGTGACGCCGACCCCTTCCAGTGGGACACCCGCGAGGACTGCCAGGTCCGGCAGATCCTCGACCGGATCGCCGACAAGTGGTCGCTGCTGGTCATCGCGCTGCTGGAGAACCGGCGGCTGCGCTTCACGGAGCTGCGCCGGGAGATCGACGGGGTCAGCCAGCGGATGCTGACGGTGACCCTGCGCTCGCTGGAGCGGGACGGCCTGGTGAAGCGGACGGTGCACCCGGTGGTGCCGCCGCGCGTCGAGTACGAACTGACCTCGCTCGGCAGGACGCTGCACACCACGATCCAGTCCCTGGTGACCTGGACGGAGGAGCACCAGGAGGAGATCGCGCAGGCCCGGACCGCCTACGACACCCGTGCGACCGAGGCTGCGGCGGCTACGACTTCGTAG
- the rarD gene encoding EamA family transporter RarD has product MTGKPRGERHIGLLNGFAAYGMWGLVPLFWPLLKPAGAMEILAHRMVWSLVFVGAALLVLRRWAWAGELLRQPRKLALITVAAAVITVNWGLYIWSVNSGHVVEASLGYFINPLVTIAMGVLLLKERLRPVQWAAVGTGGVAVVVLTIGYGQPPWISLCLAFSFATYGLVKKKVGLGGIESLAAETAIQFLPALGFLVWLSARGGSTFAAEGAGHAALLASAGIVTALPLVCFGAAAIRVPLSTIGLLQYLTPVFQFLLGVLYFHEEMPPERWAGFALVWLALTLLTWDALRTARRASRTLTNEISVPSTTRTTGTVSAARNAESVASGPDPVDARP; this is encoded by the coding sequence GTGACCGGCAAGCCGAGGGGTGAGCGGCACATAGGACTGCTGAACGGCTTCGCGGCCTACGGGATGTGGGGGCTGGTCCCCCTGTTCTGGCCCCTGCTGAAGCCGGCCGGCGCGATGGAGATCCTGGCCCACCGGATGGTGTGGTCGCTGGTCTTCGTGGGCGCCGCCCTGCTCGTGCTGCGCCGCTGGGCCTGGGCCGGTGAGCTGCTGCGGCAGCCGCGCAAGCTGGCGCTGATCACGGTCGCCGCGGCGGTCATCACCGTCAACTGGGGCCTGTACATCTGGTCCGTGAACTCCGGGCACGTCGTCGAGGCCTCGCTCGGGTACTTCATCAACCCGCTGGTCACCATCGCGATGGGCGTGCTGCTGCTGAAGGAGCGGCTGCGGCCGGTGCAGTGGGCGGCGGTCGGGACCGGCGGCGTCGCGGTGGTCGTGCTGACCATCGGCTACGGGCAGCCGCCGTGGATCTCGCTCTGCCTGGCGTTCTCCTTCGCCACGTACGGGCTGGTGAAGAAGAAGGTGGGCCTCGGCGGCATCGAGTCGCTGGCCGCGGAGACGGCGATCCAGTTCCTGCCCGCGCTCGGCTTCCTGGTGTGGCTCTCCGCGCGGGGCGGCTCCACCTTCGCGGCCGAGGGCGCGGGGCACGCGGCGCTGCTCGCCTCGGCCGGCATCGTCACCGCGCTCCCCCTGGTCTGCTTCGGCGCCGCCGCCATCCGCGTGCCCCTGTCCACCATCGGCCTGCTGCAGTACCTGACGCCGGTCTTCCAGTTCCTGCTCGGCGTCCTCTACTTCCACGAGGAGATGCCGCCGGAGCGCTGGGCCGGATTCGCGCTGGTGTGGCTGGCGTTGACGCTGCTCACCTGGGACGCGTTGCGCACCGCCCGCCGGGCCTCCCGCACGCTCACCAACGAGATCAGCGTGCCCAGCACGACCAGGACGACCGGCACGGTCAGTGCCGCGCGGAACGCCGAGAGCGTGGCCTCCGGTCCGGACCCGGTGGACGCCAGGCCGTAG